From a single Azospirillaceae bacterium genomic region:
- the lptF gene encoding LPS export ABC transporter permease LptF — translation MIIERYLIREIAKPLAAVLGILVALFAGYSTASLLSDAVNGLLPTGAIAELIGLKLLIALEVLVPISLYISVVMSFGKLYGDSEFTAMYALNISPAIVLRSVFLLSAALATVVLLVSLFIRPWAYEKSHDISRRAQLSMNVDAMESGTFYISQHGNRVIFFPNRQGLGGPAQDVFIQLQHPKRTDIILARTARALPQKPDGGSNVRLDDAHVYFLGRDNEVADRMMDVKNITLDPSNRNITPQEYSATGISSALLAASDHADDIAEFQWRLSTPLSTLLLGMLGVPLSRVRPRQGGKYANFGTAILVYSGYYLLCTSARTWVQHGTIGATPGIWWAPALLAMLLITAIYWPLWNVEFRVRTLAKRLFGRMEAPERERTV, via the coding sequence GTGATCATCGAACGCTACCTGATCCGCGAAATCGCGAAGCCGCTGGCGGCCGTGCTGGGCATCCTGGTCGCCCTTTTCGCCGGTTACAGTACCGCCAGCCTGCTGTCCGACGCCGTCAACGGCCTGCTGCCCACCGGCGCAATCGCCGAGCTGATCGGCCTTAAGCTGCTGATCGCGCTGGAAGTCCTGGTGCCGATCTCGCTTTACATCTCGGTGGTGATGTCCTTCGGCAAGCTGTATGGCGATTCCGAGTTCACCGCCATGTACGCGCTGAACATCTCCCCCGCCATCGTGCTGCGCAGCGTCTTCCTGCTGTCCGCGGCGCTGGCCACGGTGGTGCTGCTGGTGTCGCTGTTCATCCGGCCGTGGGCTTACGAAAAGTCGCACGATATTTCCCGCCGGGCGCAACTGTCGATGAACGTCGATGCCATGGAATCCGGTACCTTCTACATAAGCCAGCACGGCAATCGGGTGATCTTCTTCCCCAACCGCCAGGGACTGGGCGGGCCGGCGCAGGACGTCTTCATCCAGCTTCAGCATCCCAAGCGCACCGACATCATCCTGGCCCGCACCGCCCGCGCCCTGCCGCAGAAGCCGGACGGCGGGTCGAACGTGCGCCTGGATGATGCCCACGTCTATTTCCTGGGACGGGATAATGAGGTGGCGGACCGGATGATGGATGTGAAGAACATCACCCTGGACCCCAGCAACCGCAACATCACCCCGCAGGAGTACAGCGCCACGGGCATCAGCAGCGCCCTGCTGGCCGCATCCGACCACGCGGACGACATCGCGGAGTTCCAGTGGCGCCTGTCCACCCCGCTGTCCACCCTGCTGCTGGGCATGCTGGGCGTGCCGCTCAGCCGCGTCCGCCCCCGGCAGGGCGGCAAGTACGCCAATTTCGGCACCGCCATCCTGGTCTATTCCGGCTATTACCTGCTGTGCACGTCGGCCCGCACCTGGGTGCAGCACGGCACCATCGGCGCCACCCCCGGCATCTGGTGGGCGCCGGCCTTGCTGGCCATGCTGCTGATCACCGCCATCTACTGGCCCCTGTGGAACGTCGAGTTCCGCGTCCGGACGCTGGCCAAGCGCCTGTTCGGGCGCATGGAAGCGCCGGAGCGCGAACGTACGGTATGA
- a CDS encoding CDP-alcohol phosphatidyltransferase family protein: MHITEPVKRTSEIEEVTNLYVIHPISSWLTPRFARLGIHPNAVSLAGMAFGITAGIAYSHYQNLGCTLAAFVLMVAWHVMDGADGQLARLTNAQSETGKILDGICDYVTFIAVYVGLAITLTAEQGAWVWIVIVASGVAHAVQSAAYEMQRQCYNFWGWGRKSAELAKLDAPAAHRPGILGGLYRLYLRLQYLTTGVTVGFHDELARALAADAARAPRIREAYRAVFAPSVRRWSILSANYRTLGIFIAAAAGRPLLYFWFELIGFSLILAVLLSRQAARSARFLRDLERVA, translated from the coding sequence ATGCACATCACCGAACCGGTCAAGCGGACCTCCGAAATCGAGGAGGTCACAAACCTGTATGTCATCCATCCCATCTCAAGCTGGCTGACGCCCCGGTTCGCCCGCCTGGGCATACACCCCAACGCGGTGTCCCTGGCCGGCATGGCCTTCGGCATCACCGCCGGCATCGCCTATTCGCACTACCAGAACCTGGGCTGCACCCTGGCGGCCTTCGTCCTGATGGTCGCCTGGCACGTCATGGACGGTGCCGATGGGCAACTGGCGCGCCTGACCAATGCCCAGTCCGAGACCGGCAAGATCCTGGACGGCATCTGCGACTACGTCACCTTCATCGCCGTCTATGTCGGCCTGGCCATCACGCTGACGGCGGAACAGGGCGCCTGGGTGTGGATTGTCATCGTGGCAAGCGGCGTCGCCCACGCGGTCCAGTCCGCCGCCTATGAGATGCAGCGCCAGTGCTACAATTTCTGGGGCTGGGGCCGCAAGTCGGCCGAACTGGCCAAGCTGGACGCCCCGGCGGCGCACCGGCCCGGCATCCTGGGCGGCCTCTACCGCCTGTACCTGCGCCTGCAGTACCTGACCACCGGCGTCACCGTCGGCTTCCATGACGAACTGGCGCGGGCCCTGGCCGCGGACGCCGCGCGCGCACCCCGCATCCGGGAGGCCTACCGCGCCGTCTTCGCCCCGTCGGTGCGGCGCTGGTCCATCCTGTCGGCCAACTACCGCACGCTGGGCATCTTCATCGCCGCCGCGGCCGGCCGGCCGCTGCTGTACTTCTGGTTCGAGCTGATCGGCTTCAGCCTGATCCTGGCCGTGCTGCTGTCGCGCCAGGCGGCGCGCAGCGCCCGCTTCCTCAGGGACTTGGAACGGGTGGCGTAG
- a CDS encoding NTP transferase domain-containing protein, with the protein MKCLIVAAGQGTRLRERGASKPLIPIKGSPLIERVITQAHSAGINEFVVVSGYRGADLRAALDELAARIGVAVTHVINDEWERANGVSVHKAKAVLTEPFLLTMCDHLVDPGIFQALMALQPEPGTVTLAVDFNLDRPLNDPEDVTRVKCVDGRIEHIGKVIRDFNAFDTGVFLCTPGMFAALEEGQSKGDDSISGAMNVLAGWKKAHVLDIGEKIWIDVDDPAAFDKAEKLLDAGQL; encoded by the coding sequence ATGAAGTGCCTGATCGTCGCGGCCGGGCAGGGTACCCGGCTGCGGGAGCGGGGGGCGTCAAAGCCCCTCATTCCGATCAAGGGCAGCCCGCTGATCGAACGCGTGATCACGCAGGCCCACAGCGCCGGTATCAATGAGTTCGTGGTGGTCAGCGGCTATCGCGGCGCGGACCTGCGGGCGGCGCTGGACGAATTGGCGGCGCGCATCGGTGTGGCCGTCACCCACGTCATCAATGATGAATGGGAACGGGCCAATGGCGTTTCCGTCCACAAGGCCAAGGCCGTGCTGACGGAACCCTTCCTGCTGACGATGTGCGACCACCTGGTCGATCCCGGCATCTTCCAGGCCCTGATGGCCCTGCAGCCGGAACCGGGCACGGTCACCCTGGCGGTGGATTTCAACCTCGACCGCCCGCTGAACGATCCGGAGGACGTCACCCGCGTGAAGTGCGTGGACGGCCGGATCGAGCATATCGGCAAGGTGATCCGCGACTTCAACGCCTTCGACACCGGCGTCTTCCTGTGCACGCCCGGCATGTTCGCGGCGCTGGAGGAGGGGCAGTCCAAGGGCGACGACAGCATCTCGGGCGCCATGAACGTCCTGGCGGGCTGGAAGAAGGCCCACGTCCTGGACATCGGTGAGAAGATCTGGATCGACGTGGATGATCCCGCCGCCTTCGATAAGGCGGAAAAGCTTCTGGACGCCGGGCAGCTTTGA
- a CDS encoding acyl carrier protein, producing MDNSIEQIRALVLDALKASLQNPIELSDDTNITEGLGLDSVAVMDFVMEIEDALDISIPLDRIAEVKTIGDLITTAHDLKGKS from the coding sequence ATGGATAACTCAATAGAGCAGATTCGGGCGTTGGTATTGGATGCACTCAAGGCATCTTTACAGAACCCCATCGAACTCTCCGACGATACCAACATCACCGAAGGGCTTGGCTTAGACTCCGTCGCGGTCATGGATTTCGTGATGGAAATCGAGGATGCCCTTGATATCTCCATTCCGCTTGACCGGATCGCCGAAGTGAAGACCATTGGTGACCTGATCACGACAGCGCACGACTTGAAGGGCAAGTCCTGA
- a CDS encoding DUF2141 domain-containing protein produces MALLSAPTVALAEKAVAMPGPACDAANPDQVRLKISVSGMRSDKGNVTITVYPDDSAHFLDGAYKVARQIIPVALPVTETCIALPLADHYAVALFHDENSNGHFDTTMLGIPSEGYGFSNNPTLYLGPPGLDKVRIPVQAGDNPVSVQMKYY; encoded by the coding sequence ATGGCACTGCTGTCGGCGCCAACTGTGGCGTTGGCCGAGAAGGCGGTGGCGATGCCCGGTCCCGCGTGCGATGCCGCCAACCCGGACCAGGTCCGGCTGAAGATCAGCGTCAGCGGCATGCGGTCGGACAAGGGCAACGTCACCATCACTGTCTATCCCGACGATTCCGCCCATTTCCTGGACGGCGCCTACAAGGTCGCCCGCCAGATCATCCCCGTCGCCCTGCCGGTGACCGAGACCTGCATCGCCCTGCCCCTGGCCGACCATTACGCCGTGGCCCTGTTCCATGATGAGAACAGCAACGGGCATTTCGACACGACGATGCTGGGCATCCCGTCGGAAGGGTACGGCTTCTCCAACAACCCGACGCTCTATCTCGGGCCCCCGGGCCTGGACAAGGTGCGTATCCCCGTCCAGGCCGGCGACAATCCGGTTTCGGTGCAGATGAAGTATTACTGA
- the lptG gene encoding LPS export ABC transporter permease LptG, with amino-acid sequence MTQFDRYIGGAALKAFLMVTAGLAALFSLLEFVEQLKSVGEGQYRVINAVAYVALTIPARVLQVAPVAMLIGTLLSLGGLAKDSEVTAMRALCQSEMRIIGSVLKILPPVLLVLFVIAQFIIPPAQHLALTSRAAALADSPLADSGDSFWAGGARQYLNVRSIESKNVLRGVNVYGFSADGRLETFIHADRAEIQADGPWQLRDVTRKTIVAQRFQTEHLDTLSWASFLPGKRVQDLMPAPENMSPTDLFRYVREMSRQGQYAVRYVQELWAKLGLPLTMLAMALIAAPFVFGPPRSQNTGQQITIGAVIGIVFSLTQQISNRLDLLLNLNPAVTALGPSFILIGLAAYLYQREHRVRPVPATPPVPSP; translated from the coding sequence ATGACGCAGTTTGACCGTTACATCGGCGGCGCCGCCCTCAAGGCCTTCCTGATGGTCACCGCCGGCCTGGCGGCCCTGTTCAGCCTGCTTGAGTTCGTGGAGCAGCTGAAATCCGTGGGCGAGGGGCAGTACCGCGTCATCAACGCCGTGGCCTACGTGGCGCTGACCATCCCGGCGCGTGTCCTGCAGGTGGCGCCGGTAGCCATGCTGATCGGGACCCTGCTGTCCCTGGGCGGCCTGGCCAAGGATTCCGAAGTGACCGCCATGCGGGCCCTGTGCCAATCCGAGATGCGCATCATCGGATCGGTGCTGAAGATCCTGCCGCCGGTCCTGCTGGTGCTGTTCGTGATCGCGCAGTTCATCATCCCGCCGGCGCAGCACCTGGCGCTGACCTCACGGGCCGCGGCATTGGCCGACTCGCCCCTGGCCGACAGCGGTGACAGCTTCTGGGCCGGGGGCGCCCGGCAGTACCTCAACGTGCGCTCGATCGAGAGCAAGAACGTCCTGCGCGGCGTCAACGTCTATGGCTTTTCCGCGGACGGACGGCTGGAGACCTTCATCCATGCCGACCGCGCGGAAATCCAGGCCGACGGTCCCTGGCAGCTACGCGATGTCACCCGCAAGACCATCGTCGCCCAGCGTTTCCAGACCGAGCACCTGGACACCCTGTCCTGGGCCTCCTTCCTGCCGGGCAAGCGCGTCCAGGACCTGATGCCGGCGCCGGAGAACATGTCGCCCACCGACCTCTTCCGCTATGTCCGCGAGATGAGCCGGCAGGGCCAGTACGCCGTGCGCTATGTGCAGGAATTGTGGGCAAAGCTGGGCCTGCCGCTGACCATGCTGGCCATGGCGCTGATCGCCGCGCCCTTCGTGTTCGGGCCGCCGCGCTCCCAGAACACCGGACAGCAGATCACCATCGGCGCCGTCATCGGCATCGTCTTTTCCCTGACACAGCAAATCTCCAACCGCCTGGACCTGCTGCTGAACCTGAACCCGGCGGTGACGGCCTTGGGGCCGTCGTTCATCCTCATCGGGCTGGCGGCCTACCTGTATCAGCGCGAGCACCGGGTGCGCCCGGTGCCCGCTACGCCACCCGTTCCAAGTCCCTGA
- a CDS encoding inositol-3-phosphate synthase → MQKGKIRIAIAGIGNCASALIQGIHYYTAERCREGVVGLMHREIGGFLPCDIEVVAAFDVDARKVGTDVHRAIFAKPNCTKIFQAEVPDSGVTVKMGQVLDGISEHMADYADDRTFIRADAVELTQAEIVAELKRSGAEVLLNYMPVGSEQAARFYAECALEAGVAFINNMPVFIASNKAFADRFKAKNLPIVGDDIKSQVGATITHRVLTDLFAKRGVKLLRTYQLNTGGNTDFLNMKNQSRLVSKKTSKTEAVQAVAHKRLEDENIHVGPSDYVPWQNDNKLCFIRMEGHLFGDVPMDIELRLSVEDSPNSAGVVIDMIRCCKLALDNGIGGILEGPSAYFCKHPPVQYTDDDAYQMTETFIRGNTVKLAVAK, encoded by the coding sequence ATGCAGAAGGGCAAAATCCGTATCGCCATCGCGGGGATCGGCAACTGTGCGAGCGCGTTGATCCAGGGCATCCACTACTACACGGCGGAACGATGCCGTGAGGGTGTGGTTGGCCTGATGCACCGTGAGATCGGCGGCTTCCTGCCGTGCGATATCGAGGTCGTGGCCGCGTTCGACGTTGATGCCCGCAAGGTCGGCACGGATGTGCACCGCGCCATCTTCGCCAAGCCGAACTGCACCAAGATCTTCCAGGCCGAGGTCCCCGACAGCGGCGTGACGGTGAAGATGGGCCAGGTGCTGGATGGCATTTCCGAGCACATGGCCGACTATGCCGATGACCGGACCTTCATCCGCGCCGACGCGGTGGAACTGACCCAGGCGGAAATCGTCGCGGAACTGAAGCGCAGCGGCGCCGAGGTACTGCTGAACTACATGCCGGTGGGTTCGGAACAGGCCGCGCGCTTCTACGCCGAATGCGCGCTGGAGGCCGGTGTCGCCTTCATCAACAACATGCCGGTGTTCATCGCCAGCAATAAGGCCTTCGCCGACCGCTTCAAGGCGAAGAACCTGCCCATCGTCGGCGACGACATCAAGTCCCAGGTGGGCGCCACCATCACCCACCGCGTGCTGACCGACCTGTTCGCCAAGCGCGGCGTGAAGCTGCTGCGGACCTACCAGCTGAACACCGGCGGCAACACCGACTTCCTGAACATGAAGAACCAGAGCCGCCTGGTTTCCAAGAAGACCTCGAAGACCGAGGCGGTGCAGGCCGTGGCGCACAAGCGCCTTGAGGATGAGAACATCCACGTCGGCCCCAGCGACTATGTTCCGTGGCAGAACGACAACAAGCTGTGCTTCATCCGCATGGAAGGCCACCTGTTCGGTGACGTCCCCATGGACATCGAGCTGCGCCTGTCGGTCGAGGACTCGCCCAATTCCGCCGGCGTGGTCATCGACATGATCCGCTGCTGCAAGCTGGCGCTGGACAACGGCATCGGCGGCATCCTGGAAGGCCCCAGCGCCTACTTCTGCAAGCATCCGCCGGTGCAGTACACCGACGACGATGCCTACCAGATGACCGAGACCTTCATCCGTGGCAACACGGTGAAGCTCGCCGTCGCTAAATGA
- a CDS encoding pyridoxal phosphate-dependent aminotransferase family protein: MALFDKYAPLLAQYESLEAAGHNPFNVTFDNVVSPTEAMIGNRRILLLGTNNYLGLTYDPAVIAESVKAMERLGAGTTGSRVANGSYGGHRQLERSLADFYGRKHGMVFSTGYQANLGILSALAGKDDHLILDADSHASIYDGSRLGHAQVTRFRHNDPDDLDNRLRRLADVPGDKVIVVEGIYSMLGDTAPLREFVEVKRKWGAYLVVDEAHSLGVLGRTGRGLAEAAGVEDEVDFIVGTFSKSLGGIGGFCVSDMDGFDILRVASRPYMFTASLPPAVVAAVTEALNQLRHRPALRQQLLDNARRFHGGLVDLGFTVGPEASPVVSAIMPDPKTAFTFWSRLLDAGLYANVSLPPATPKGLALLRSSVSAAHSRSQIDLALSLFAETGRAMGLIPAEAVAPPEMRVAAQ, translated from the coding sequence ATGGCTCTATTTGACAAGTATGCACCGTTATTGGCCCAGTACGAGAGTCTGGAGGCCGCCGGGCACAATCCCTTCAACGTCACGTTCGACAACGTTGTCTCGCCGACCGAGGCGATGATCGGCAATCGACGTATTCTGCTGCTGGGCACCAACAATTACCTTGGCCTGACCTATGACCCGGCGGTGATCGCTGAGTCGGTGAAGGCTATGGAAAGGTTGGGTGCCGGCACCACCGGGTCAAGGGTGGCCAATGGCAGCTATGGCGGCCATCGGCAGCTGGAGCGGTCGCTGGCCGACTTCTACGGCCGCAAGCACGGCATGGTGTTCTCGACGGGGTACCAGGCCAACCTGGGCATCCTGTCGGCCCTGGCCGGCAAGGATGACCACCTGATCCTGGATGCCGACAGCCACGCCAGCATCTATGACGGCTCGCGCCTGGGCCATGCCCAGGTCACGCGCTTCCGCCACAACGACCCCGACGACCTGGACAACCGCCTGCGGCGCCTGGCCGACGTGCCCGGCGACAAGGTCATCGTCGTCGAGGGCATCTATTCCATGCTGGGCGACACCGCGCCGTTGCGTGAGTTCGTCGAGGTGAAGCGCAAGTGGGGCGCCTACCTGGTGGTGGACGAGGCGCACTCCCTGGGTGTCCTGGGCCGCACCGGCCGCGGCCTGGCCGAGGCCGCCGGGGTGGAGGATGAGGTCGACTTCATCGTCGGCACCTTCTCCAAAAGCCTGGGCGGCATCGGCGGCTTCTGCGTCAGCGACATGGACGGTTTCGACATCCTGCGCGTGGCCAGCCGGCCCTACATGTTCACCGCCTCGCTGCCGCCCGCCGTCGTGGCGGCGGTGACCGAGGCGCTGAACCAGTTGCGCCACCGGCCGGCCCTGCGCCAGCAGCTGCTGGACAACGCCCGCCGCTTCCACGGCGGCCTGGTCGATTTGGGCTTCACCGTGGGGCCCGAGGCCAGCCCGGTGGTGTCGGCCATCATGCCCGACCCGAAGACGGCCTTCACGTTCTGGAGCCGCCTGCTGGACGCCGGCCTGTACGCCAACGTCAGCCTGCCGCCGGCCACGCCCAAGGGCCTGGCCCTGCTGCGGTCCAGCGTCAGCGCCGCCCACAGCCGCAGCCAGATCGACCTTGCCCTGTCGCTGTTCGCGGAGACGGGCCGGGCCATGGGCCTCATCCCGGCGGAGGCGGTCGCCCCCCCCGAGATGCGCGTGGCGGCTCAGTAA